A genome region from Chryseobacterium sp. G0186 includes the following:
- a CDS encoding DUF5103 domain-containing protein — protein sequence MKTLRILLLSLSGLVYGQNIQSIQLFNPQTNDETPVIKFGEQLVLSFDDLTNGSEIYRYTIKHYDRNWNDDNLFFTEFANGSMNALLDKFQYSFNTLQAYTHYKLTFPSDKIQPKISGNFELIVYKDSADKPLFKRRFYLVEDMASLGVNVSRIADAKNPNINQRVEVKASPKGGDLSSNVNSMTLNVMQNNNPNMVISNQKPSTVLGNQMLFQQMNLTFPGDNEFYYFDNKNMTIAADMVRAVEVKDDVNHTYLHPVWAFPLNYQYQPDVNGAWYYRRNDLGRERDAEREADYSWVYFYLESEPVDKNIYILGGFNNFQATKENQMQYDAASKQYIAKIFLKQGFYNYVLATKLGDKPLDFGEVNGNFWQTENLYQAFLYYAPFGRNYDGLMGYGEFRTPVRK from the coding sequence ATGAAAACTTTGCGAATACTCTTACTCTCCTTGAGCGGACTGGTTTATGGACAAAATATCCAAAGTATCCAGTTGTTCAACCCCCAGACGAATGATGAAACTCCTGTAATCAAGTTCGGTGAACAATTGGTTTTGAGTTTTGATGACCTTACCAATGGAAGCGAGATCTATCGCTATACCATTAAGCATTATGACAGAAACTGGAATGATGATAACCTGTTCTTTACAGAGTTTGCCAATGGAAGTATGAATGCTCTTTTGGATAAATTTCAATATTCATTCAATACGTTGCAGGCGTACACGCATTACAAACTGACATTCCCAAGTGATAAGATACAACCAAAGATTTCAGGTAACTTTGAACTGATCGTTTATAAGGACTCAGCAGATAAACCCCTCTTTAAAAGAAGATTTTATCTGGTGGAAGATATGGCCTCTCTGGGAGTGAATGTATCAAGAATTGCAGATGCAAAAAATCCCAATATCAATCAAAGGGTAGAAGTAAAGGCCTCTCCAAAAGGAGGAGATCTTTCCTCCAATGTCAACTCCATGACATTGAATGTGATGCAGAATAACAATCCGAATATGGTTATTTCTAATCAGAAACCAAGTACGGTACTGGGAAATCAAATGCTATTTCAGCAGATGAATCTTACTTTCCCGGGCGATAATGAATTCTATTATTTCGATAATAAAAATATGACCATCGCTGCGGATATGGTTCGTGCGGTAGAGGTAAAAGATGATGTAAATCACACCTATTTACATCCGGTATGGGCTTTTCCGTTAAATTATCAGTATCAACCCGATGTAAACGGAGCCTGGTATTACAGAAGAAATGATCTGGGAAGAGAAAGGGATGCGGAAAGGGAAGCAGATTATTCATGGGTATACTTTTATTTAGAGTCAGAGCCTGTAGATAAAAATATTTATATTCTCGGGGGATTCAATAATTTCCAGGCGACTAAGGAAAACCAGATGCAGTATGATGCAGCCAGCAAACAATACATTGCCAAAATTTTCCTGAAGCAAGGTTTCTATAATTATGTTTTAGCAACGAAACTGGGCGATAAGCCGTTGGATTTTGGTGAAGTAAACGGTAATTTCTGGCAGACAGAAAATCTTTATCAGGCATTTCTGTATTATGCACCTTTTGGAAGAAATTATGATGGGCTGATGGGATATGGAGAATTCAGAACTCCTGTTAGGAAATAA
- a CDS encoding MBL fold metallo-hydrolase: MLQIQGFVFNFASENTYIIYNENKNAWLIDPGNMNAQETQAIDQFIKENELTIQKILLTHAHIDHVLGLQWAFDTFKVPVQMHQEDQEVLDMLQASGMRFGFPVDPVKVDVEYVKEGDELDLDGEKFKIYHVPGHSPGSVVYHNENQKFMISGDVLFEGSIGRTDLYKGNYDQLIDGIRTKLFVLDSDTQVFSGHGNPTSIGFEKQYNPFLK; this comes from the coding sequence ATGCTTCAGATTCAAGGGTTCGTTTTCAACTTTGCCAGCGAAAATACATACATCATCTACAACGAAAATAAGAACGCCTGGTTAATTGATCCGGGAAATATGAATGCTCAGGAAACTCAGGCCATAGACCAATTTATTAAGGAAAATGAGCTGACAATTCAGAAAATTCTTTTGACTCATGCTCATATTGATCATGTTTTAGGATTACAATGGGCATTTGATACTTTTAAAGTTCCTGTACAGATGCATCAAGAGGATCAGGAAGTTTTGGATATGCTTCAGGCCAGTGGAATGAGATTCGGTTTTCCCGTTGATCCTGTAAAAGTAGATGTTGAGTATGTAAAAGAAGGTGACGAATTGGATCTGGATGGAGAAAAATTCAAGATCTATCATGTTCCTGGACATTCTCCGGGAAGTGTGGTCTATCATAATGAAAATCAAAAATTCATGATCTCCGGCGATGTTCTTTTTGAAGGAAGCATCGGAAGAACGGATCTTTATAAAGGAAATTATGATCAATTGATCGACGGCATCAGAACAAAGCTTTTTGTTTTAGATTCTGACACACAGGTTTTTTCCGGCCATGGAAATCCTACCTCTATTGGCTTTGAGAAACAGTACAATCCGTTTTTGAAATAG
- a CDS encoding TonB-dependent receptor encodes MKKKSIFLIAATATLYFNNAYAQETPQDSVKVSSIDQVVITGNSNPKKKIESSTAISTFSAKEIQKQNPISAAALLQRVPGFAVETSGGEVGNNLFARGIPSAGAYEFVQVQEDGLPVFEDGALQFANADNFFRVDNTVARLEALRGGSGSIYANNSPGGLINFISKEGTNDFKGTAKLETGTYGLIRTDLNLGGALVKDKLFFNVGGFYRSDDGIRKTGFKANNGGQIRINLKYVFDKGYAKVYYKKLDDRNTFFLPIPLTQDGDKLKGFQGFDPNYGTYSYRAISQLNIPQAGGGFFSRNLEDGIHPKVDVLGAEFKYDLGNNFSVLNKTRYTNINMNYTGIFPAGAPKTGAEFATQEMKMTNYQYSLVGSGAVVNPAFVQKLGFWAIDKQMNNFVNDLQFNYKFDKGNVTAGFYKSNWKSHQYWNWSNILATATDRPELLNLVDPSLSPSSTGYSKTYNGVTDMSTLVRDSQIQGSLNDLYVNLDYNVTDALSFNGGIRYSRDFYRGYKVNTTRANLNNSGLTVDGTHGFDTTTADDNMNVLGNQFTYWYYDINKVSYTLASNYKINRENAVYARFSHGFRSPNEEAYYNNISDLSAVKPVLTNQLEVGYKYYSRTFDIAVIPFYSTLKNLSFTDVYIDGTSENKFANTSNLGVEIEGYARLFNNIFEVTFNGTIQNPKYKDFKGRNADGSAFDYSGNVVRRIPKFYFNISPAVNITKEWRAYVSMNYYGQRFQDEGNTDDNKLPSFTEFGAGMSYQLGKIRFAVDGTNIFNTIGITEGDPRSQGVSGTNIRMARPIMGAAARASITLDF; translated from the coding sequence ATGAAAAAAAAATCAATCTTTTTAATCGCCGCAACAGCTACGTTATATTTTAATAATGCTTATGCTCAGGAAACTCCGCAAGATTCTGTAAAAGTTTCCTCTATCGATCAGGTTGTCATTACAGGAAATTCAAATCCAAAGAAAAAAATAGAATCCAGTACGGCTATTTCAACATTCAGTGCTAAGGAAATTCAAAAGCAAAACCCAATCAGTGCAGCAGCTTTGTTGCAGAGAGTTCCGGGATTTGCGGTAGAAACTTCAGGTGGTGAAGTGGGAAATAACCTTTTTGCAAGAGGAATTCCATCTGCAGGAGCTTATGAATTCGTACAGGTTCAGGAAGACGGGCTTCCGGTTTTTGAAGACGGAGCCCTGCAGTTTGCCAATGCGGATAATTTTTTCCGTGTGGATAATACAGTAGCACGTCTGGAAGCTTTAAGAGGAGGCTCAGGATCTATTTATGCCAATAATTCTCCGGGAGGTCTTATTAACTTTATTTCCAAGGAAGGAACTAATGATTTTAAAGGGACAGCCAAGCTTGAAACTGGTACCTATGGTTTGATCCGTACAGATCTTAATCTTGGGGGTGCTCTGGTGAAAGATAAATTATTTTTCAATGTGGGAGGCTTTTACAGATCTGATGACGGAATCCGAAAAACCGGATTTAAAGCCAATAATGGAGGACAAATCAGAATAAACCTGAAATACGTCTTTGATAAAGGATATGCTAAAGTATACTATAAAAAACTAGATGACAGAAATACATTCTTCCTTCCGATTCCATTGACTCAGGACGGGGATAAATTAAAAGGATTCCAGGGTTTTGATCCGAATTATGGTACCTATAGTTACAGAGCGATCAGCCAATTAAATATTCCTCAGGCGGGAGGCGGATTTTTCAGCAGAAACCTGGAAGACGGAATTCATCCAAAGGTAGATGTATTGGGAGCTGAGTTTAAATATGACCTTGGAAATAATTTCAGCGTATTAAACAAAACCCGATATACCAATATAAATATGAATTATACAGGTATTTTCCCGGCCGGAGCACCTAAAACAGGGGCTGAATTTGCAACACAGGAAATGAAAATGACCAATTATCAATATTCATTGGTAGGAAGCGGAGCAGTGGTAAATCCTGCATTTGTACAAAAACTAGGGTTCTGGGCTATTGACAAGCAGATGAATAACTTTGTGAATGATCTACAGTTCAATTATAAATTTGACAAGGGAAATGTAACCGCCGGATTCTATAAATCAAACTGGAAATCACATCAATACTGGAACTGGAGCAATATTCTGGCTACAGCAACAGACAGACCTGAATTATTGAATCTTGTAGATCCATCCCTTAGCCCAAGCAGTACAGGATATTCTAAAACCTATAACGGAGTAACGGATATGTCTACTCTGGTTAGAGATTCTCAAATTCAGGGAAGCTTGAATGATCTTTATGTAAATCTGGATTATAACGTTACCGATGCATTAAGTTTTAATGGAGGAATTCGTTACAGCCGTGATTTTTACAGAGGATATAAAGTGAACACTACAAGAGCCAATCTCAATAATTCCGGCTTAACGGTTGATGGAACGCATGGTTTTGATACTACCACGGCAGATGATAATATGAATGTTCTTGGAAATCAATTTACCTATTGGTACTATGATATCAATAAAGTTTCCTATACATTGGCATCCAACTATAAGATCAATCGTGAAAATGCAGTGTATGCCCGTTTTTCTCATGGTTTCAGATCACCTAATGAGGAGGCTTATTACAATAATATCTCTGATCTTAGCGCAGTAAAACCTGTACTGACCAATCAGCTGGAAGTTGGGTATAAATACTACTCCCGTACATTTGATATTGCTGTAATTCCATTTTATTCAACCCTTAAAAATCTTTCATTTACTGATGTTTATATAGATGGAACTTCTGAAAATAAATTTGCCAATACCAGCAATCTTGGGGTAGAGATTGAAGGATATGCAAGATTGTTTAATAATATTTTTGAAGTTACTTTTAACGGAACCATTCAGAATCCAAAATACAAGGATTTTAAGGGAAGAAATGCAGACGGTTCCGCATTTGACTATAGTGGAAATGTGGTAAGAAGAATTCCTAAGTTTTACTTTAATATTTCTCCTGCTGTGAATATTACAAAAGAATGGCGAGCGTATGTAAGTATGAACTATTATGGACAACGTTTTCAGGATGAGGGAAATACAGATGATAATAAATTGCCGTCATTCACAGAATTTGGAGCGGGAATGTCTTATCAGCTAGGGAAAATTCGTTTTGCTGTAGATGGAACTAATATCTTCAATACCATTGGTATTACAGAGGGAGATCCGAGATCTCAGGGAGTATCAGGAACAAATATCAGAATGGCAAGACCTATTATGGGAGCTGCTGCCAGAGCTTCAATCACTTTAGATTTCTAA
- a CDS encoding trehalase family glycosidase: MSNQLYINEIQALFDAVQKSRIFEDQKMMTDAVPLFFIAEINAKYEQQKDSEGFDLKSFVMTHFDFLGAKVSVQREDHLPIVQHIEKLWDELTRIAYEEKGTLLKLPKPYIVPGGRFNEFFYWDSYFIMLGLQVSGRVEMMENIVENCSYLIQNVGFVPNASRTHFLSRSQPPYFSLMLELLVETTHNEAIYTQYHDSLEKEYAFWMSGEEELENNSSIKRVVKTIDGDIVNRYYDAENTPRPESYLIDIEDRENALGDEFYRNIRSACESGWDFSSRWFADGEHIQTIETLNLAEVDLNCLLWHLETTLTKSSALQNLKEKENYFTERAAKRRQMINKYFWDEKTKMYRDYHSKKNTNTPSEHIAALYPLFLGIADQEQAEAMAKVISEKFLYQGGLVTTTKKSGQQWDLPNAWAPYQWLGFKAMKNYGFNELAGKIKDNWCFNVERVYKNTGKLMEKYNALDTETIAGGGEYPNQDGFGWTNGVYLKLQQN; the protein is encoded by the coding sequence ATGAGTAATCAGCTTTACATCAACGAAATACAGGCGCTTTTTGATGCAGTACAGAAGTCTAGGATCTTTGAAGATCAAAAAATGATGACGGATGCAGTACCCTTATTTTTCATTGCTGAAATCAATGCAAAGTATGAGCAGCAGAAAGATTCGGAGGGTTTCGACTTAAAAAGTTTTGTAATGACCCATTTTGACTTTTTAGGAGCAAAGGTTTCTGTGCAGAGAGAAGATCATCTTCCGATTGTGCAGCATATTGAAAAACTTTGGGATGAACTGACTCGTATAGCGTATGAAGAGAAAGGAACGCTTTTGAAATTACCGAAACCTTATATTGTTCCCGGAGGGCGTTTTAACGAATTTTTCTATTGGGACAGTTATTTTATCATGCTTGGTCTGCAGGTTTCAGGCAGAGTGGAAATGATGGAAAATATTGTAGAAAACTGTTCCTACCTTATTCAGAATGTGGGATTTGTTCCAAATGCGAGCAGAACTCATTTTTTGAGCCGTTCACAACCTCCTTATTTTTCGTTGATGCTTGAACTTCTTGTTGAGACAACACATAATGAAGCCATTTATACCCAGTATCATGACAGCTTAGAGAAGGAATATGCTTTCTGGATGAGTGGGGAAGAGGAACTTGAAAATAATTCAAGTATAAAAAGAGTGGTAAAAACCATTGATGGAGATATTGTAAACCGTTATTATGATGCGGAAAATACACCGCGTCCTGAAAGCTACTTAATCGATATAGAAGATCGTGAAAATGCTTTGGGAGATGAATTTTACAGAAATATTAGAAGCGCCTGCGAATCCGGTTGGGACTTTTCCAGCAGATGGTTTGCAGACGGAGAACATATACAGACAATAGAAACGCTGAATCTTGCTGAGGTAGATTTAAACTGTCTTTTATGGCATTTGGAAACAACCCTGACAAAGTCTTCAGCACTTCAGAATCTTAAAGAAAAAGAAAATTATTTTACTGAAAGAGCAGCAAAGCGAAGACAAATGATCAACAAATACTTCTGGGATGAAAAAACGAAGATGTACAGAGATTATCATAGTAAAAAAAACACAAACACACCGTCTGAACATATTGCTGCTCTTTACCCTTTATTTCTGGGAATTGCTGATCAGGAACAGGCAGAAGCTATGGCTAAAGTGATTTCTGAAAAGTTTTTATACCAGGGAGGACTCGTTACAACAACTAAAAAAAGTGGCCAACAATGGGATCTACCCAATGCATGGGCTCCTTATCAATGGCTAGGCTTTAAGGCAATGAAAAATTACGGTTTTAATGAATTGGCCGGGAAAATAAAAGATAACTGGTGTTTCAATGTGGAAAGAGTCTACAAAAATACCGGAAAGCTAATGGAAAAATACAATGCATTAGATACAGAAACAATAGCAGGAGGCGGGGAATATCCCAATCAGGACGGATTCGGTTGGACCAATGGAGTGTATTTGAAACTACAACAAAACTGA
- a CDS encoding MFS transporter: MKNFNIKAVLFLNYFVFAILLNSVGTVILQVQQNFGISKSSASVLEGFKDLPIAICSFILASFLPKIGIKNSMLIALFLVSCMCFVMPFTNDFWFFKLLFAIVGVSFALIKISVFTSIGLVTNTDKEHSSFMGYLEGFFMIGVLAGNLLFSLYIDDHNPKSTHWLNVYWVLGALSTLSFLFLFFSKLNEKEAKSEKTDLLGDLRNSVSLFSYKKVLCFLLCAFLFVLVEQSFQTWTPTFYKEILKVPTSMSIQAGAILAGAFALGRFLSGFFSKKFNWIYVVSFCVIGFAISIILVLPLTHNIHIDSRTNWFNAPLVAYLFPLMGGLLAPIYPSINSVILASIPKYLHSAMSGLIVVFSAIGGTIGSIITGFVFQEFSGQQAFYLSLIPLSLLIISAIFMNKLKINPKK; encoded by the coding sequence ATGAAAAATTTCAACATAAAGGCGGTTTTATTTTTAAACTATTTTGTTTTCGCAATTCTTTTGAATTCTGTGGGAACTGTTATTTTGCAGGTACAGCAGAACTTTGGGATTTCAAAATCATCTGCCAGTGTATTGGAGGGATTTAAAGATCTTCCGATTGCAATCTGCTCATTTATCCTGGCTTCATTTCTCCCTAAAATCGGAATCAAGAACTCCATGTTGATCGCTTTGTTTTTGGTGAGCTGTATGTGCTTTGTGATGCCGTTTACAAATGATTTTTGGTTCTTTAAATTATTATTTGCCATTGTAGGAGTTTCGTTTGCGCTGATCAAAATCTCGGTTTTTACATCCATTGGATTGGTGACTAATACCGATAAGGAACATTCAAGCTTTATGGGATACCTGGAGGGGTTTTTCATGATCGGGGTGTTGGCTGGAAATCTTTTATTCAGTTTATATATTGATGATCATAATCCGAAATCTACCCATTGGCTGAACGTATATTGGGTATTGGGAGCCCTTTCTACCTTATCTTTTCTGTTTTTATTCTTTTCAAAATTGAATGAAAAAGAAGCGAAAAGTGAAAAAACAGATTTGTTAGGAGACTTAAGAAACAGTGTCAGTTTATTCAGTTATAAGAAGGTATTGTGCTTTTTACTGTGTGCATTTCTTTTTGTATTGGTAGAGCAAAGCTTTCAGACCTGGACACCAACATTTTATAAGGAAATTCTAAAGGTTCCTACTTCAATGAGTATTCAGGCAGGAGCTATTTTAGCAGGTGCCTTTGCCCTGGGAAGATTCTTATCTGGTTTCTTTTCAAAAAAATTCAACTGGATCTATGTGGTTTCATTCTGTGTGATCGGTTTTGCAATCAGTATTATTTTGGTATTACCATTAACGCATAATATTCATATTGATAGTCGCACAAATTGGTTTAATGCGCCTCTTGTAGCGTATTTATTTCCTTTGATGGGTGGTTTGCTGGCTCCGATTTATCCAAGTATTAACTCGGTGATTCTGGCTTCTATTCCTAAATACTTACACAGTGCAATGTCCGGACTGATTGTTGTTTTTTCGGCTATCGGGGGAACAATAGGTTCTATTATTACAGGTTTTGTATTTCAGGAATTCAGTGGGCAGCAGGCATTTTATCTATCATTGATTCCGCTTTCATTGCTGATTATTTCGGCAATTTTCATGAACAAATTAAAAATTAATCCTAAAAAATAA
- a CDS encoding AraC family transcriptional regulator, translating into MKVTFERVIPNEKSSFRTIHNNSPISEFKWEYHYHPEIELVCVISGNGTRHVGYHKSNYTHGDLVLIGSNIPHSGFGLNSIDPHEEIVLQFKEEILQFPQQEVEARSIKNLLELSKYGIHFHHKVKKAMLPKLKLMLESEGYKRYLLLLEILFELSKCEDYELLNKEIMPYTIISKNKTRLENIFTYVEHHYDKEINIEEVAKLANLTLPAFCNFFKKATQITFTEFVNRYRINKACLLMAQDKSISECSYSCGFNNVTYFNRMFKKYTGKTPSEFIKNYSHNKVSV; encoded by the coding sequence ATGAAAGTTACTTTTGAAAGGGTAATTCCCAATGAGAAAAGCTCTTTCCGCACGATTCACAATAACTCCCCCATTTCAGAATTCAAATGGGAATACCATTATCATCCCGAAATTGAATTGGTCTGTGTCATTTCCGGGAACGGAACCCGCCATGTTGGCTATCATAAAAGTAATTACACGCATGGAGATCTTGTGCTGATCGGCTCAAATATTCCACATTCCGGATTTGGGTTAAACTCTATTGATCCGCACGAGGAAATTGTACTGCAATTCAAGGAAGAAATTCTTCAGTTTCCGCAACAGGAAGTTGAAGCCCGATCGATCAAAAATTTACTGGAACTTTCAAAATACGGCATTCATTTTCACCATAAGGTAAAAAAAGCAATGCTCCCGAAGTTAAAGCTCATGCTTGAATCCGAAGGGTACAAAAGATATCTGCTATTACTGGAAATCCTTTTTGAACTGTCAAAATGTGAAGACTATGAGCTGTTGAATAAGGAGATCATGCCGTATACCATTATTTCCAAGAATAAAACCCGCCTTGAAAATATTTTCACTTATGTGGAACATCATTATGATAAGGAAATTAATATTGAAGAGGTCGCAAAACTCGCCAATCTGACACTCCCTGCCTTTTGTAATTTCTTTAAAAAAGCAACCCAGATTACCTTTACTGAATTTGTAAACCGCTATAGGATCAATAAGGCATGTTTACTAATGGCGCAAGATAAATCTATCTCAGAATGCAGCTATAGCTGTGGCTTCAATAACGTAACTTACTTCAATAGAATGTTTAAAAAATATACAGGAAAAACACCCTCTGAGTTTATTAAAAATTATTCTCATAATAAGGTGAGTGTATAA
- a CDS encoding thioredoxin family protein: MNTPSNMLALGTKAPFFELPNPSKTNELQSLEELKGEKGTLVIFMCNHCPFVLHVIDKINELYEDYNEKGIEFIAINANNIEKYPADSPEKMIEFQIERNFDFPYLFDESQAVAKAYDAACTPDFYFFDEKLDLVYRGQMDDSRPGNNKDVTGEDLIIAFENLLAGEAQEEIQRPSMGCNIKWK; encoded by the coding sequence ATGAATACTCCCTCAAATATGTTAGCATTAGGTACAAAAGCTCCGTTTTTTGAGCTTCCAAACCCGTCAAAAACGAATGAACTTCAGTCTTTAGAAGAACTGAAAGGAGAAAAAGGAACATTGGTTATCTTTATGTGCAACCATTGCCCGTTTGTTCTTCATGTGATCGACAAGATTAATGAATTGTATGAAGACTATAATGAAAAAGGAATTGAATTCATCGCGATCAATGCCAATAATATTGAAAAATATCCGGCTGACTCTCCTGAAAAAATGATCGAATTCCAAATCGAAAGAAATTTTGATTTTCCTTATTTATTTGATGAAAGCCAGGCGGTAGCGAAAGCTTATGATGCTGCTTGTACACCGGATTTTTATTTCTTTGATGAAAAGTTAGATCTTGTTTACAGAGGTCAAATGGATGATTCAAGACCGGGAAATAATAAGGATGTAACTGGAGAAGATTTAATTATTGCCTTTGAAAATCTTTTGGCTGGAGAAGCTCAGGAAGAAATTCAGAGACCAAGCATGGGATGTAATATTAAATGGAAGTAG
- a CDS encoding TetR/AcrR family transcriptional regulator encodes MGLHERRQREKESIRANILQAAFTLAKTEGWASLSMRKIADAIEYSAPVVYDYFENKEAILFEISLDGFHKLHIELLKAQQKHDTPEEQLVAIVDAYWSFAFKNKEYYQLMFGLGMQCCGKGQMKKEFSSFQELIYECTYQIIEKNGSNTDNACHMSHALFSAVHGMISIMMMRTADIPSTMNKSSLDETVSSFIKSL; translated from the coding sequence ATGGGCCTACATGAACGTCGTCAAAGAGAAAAAGAATCCATTCGTGCAAATATCTTGCAGGCTGCATTCACTTTGGCTAAAACAGAGGGCTGGGCATCACTTTCTATGCGTAAAATAGCAGACGCTATTGAATACAGCGCACCGGTGGTGTATGATTATTTTGAAAACAAGGAAGCTATTCTATTTGAAATTTCTTTAGATGGTTTTCACAAATTACACATAGAATTATTAAAAGCACAGCAAAAACACGATACTCCGGAAGAGCAACTTGTTGCCATTGTGGACGCTTACTGGAGCTTTGCTTTTAAGAATAAAGAATATTACCAACTTATGTTTGGTTTAGGAATGCAATGCTGTGGAAAAGGACAGATGAAGAAAGAATTTTCGTCATTTCAGGAGCTGATCTACGAATGTACTTATCAAATTATTGAAAAGAACGGCTCGAATACGGATAATGCTTGTCATATGTCTCATGCTCTGTTTTCAGCAGTACACGGAATGATTTCCATTATGATGATGCGTACAGCAGATATTCCTTCTACGATGAATAAATCGTCTTTGGATGAAACTGTTTCATCTTTTATTAAGTCTTTATAA
- a CDS encoding efflux RND transporter periplasmic adaptor subunit, whose protein sequence is MKIPGKTRFIVLISSIILLQSCTKAAEGSNAAPPAPELPVYTVITSPATTYQEFPTALEGKNNVEIRSQVDGYLDRIYVEEGAYVRAGQPLFKIDSRSYGEQMNMAQANLQAANANIQKAKVEVDRLQPLVAAKVVSDVQLKTAKANYEAAVAAASQARASVGSAKINVGFTTITAPVSGYIGRIPYKKGSLISRTDPNPLTLLSDISEIYAYFSLSELDFIAFQNKYPGATLDEKLKNMPMVELVIADNSTYPEKGKLSIVDGQFDKTTGAISVRAVFPNANGALRTGNTGRVRMPQLISNAVVIPQESTFEIQDKTYVYVMGKDQKVAGKPIKISGKTDSYYFISEGLSPGDKIVYTGIGILKDGVSIKPKAISSDSLLRAKPL, encoded by the coding sequence ATGAAAATACCTGGAAAAACAAGGTTTATTGTACTTATTTCAAGTATAATTCTTTTACAGAGCTGCACCAAGGCAGCAGAAGGATCTAATGCCGCACCTCCAGCTCCAGAACTTCCGGTTTATACCGTTATCACCTCTCCTGCCACCACATATCAGGAATTCCCTACCGCTTTGGAGGGAAAAAACAATGTGGAAATCAGATCTCAGGTAGATGGATATCTTGATAGAATATATGTAGAGGAAGGAGCTTATGTAAGAGCCGGACAGCCTTTATTTAAGATAGACTCTAGAAGCTATGGCGAGCAAATGAACATGGCACAGGCCAATTTACAGGCTGCCAATGCCAATATACAGAAAGCTAAAGTAGAAGTTGACAGACTTCAGCCATTGGTTGCTGCAAAAGTAGTTTCTGATGTACAGCTTAAAACAGCAAAAGCCAATTACGAAGCAGCTGTAGCAGCTGCATCACAAGCAAGAGCATCTGTAGGAAGCGCAAAAATTAATGTAGGATTTACAACAATTACCGCTCCAGTAAGTGGCTATATTGGAAGGATTCCTTATAAAAAAGGAAGTTTAATCTCCAGAACAGATCCTAATCCATTGACTTTGTTATCAGATATCAGTGAAATCTATGCTTATTTCTCTTTAAGTGAACTTGACTTTATTGCTTTTCAGAATAAATATCCCGGAGCTACACTAGATGAGAAACTGAAAAATATGCCAATGGTAGAATTGGTAATCGCTGACAACAGTACTTACCCTGAAAAGGGAAAACTAAGTATTGTAGACGGACAGTTTGACAAAACAACCGGAGCCATCAGCGTCCGTGCGGTTTTTCCTAATGCAAACGGAGCTTTAAGAACAGGAAATACAGGAAGAGTACGTATGCCACAGCTTATTTCAAATGCAGTGGTTATTCCACAGGAGTCTACTTTTGAAATTCAGGATAAAACCTATGTCTATGTAATGGGTAAAGATCAGAAAGTAGCCGGAAAACCAATAAAAATCTCCGGAAAAACAGATAGCTATTACTTTATTTCTGAAGGGCTTTCTCCGGGAGACAAGATTGTATATACCGGAATCGGAATCCTGAAAGATGGTGTTTCCATTAAGCCAAAAGCAATCTCTTCTGACAGTTTATTGAGAGCAAAACCTTTGTAA